From the genome of Streptomyces sp. NBC_01260, one region includes:
- a CDS encoding cytidine deaminase: MTTVTEADWDALRTAAREAMSRAYAPYSGYPVGVAALVDDGRTIVGCNVENASYGIGLCAECGLVSQLHATGGGRLTHFTCVDGAGEILVPCGRCRQLLHEFGGPELVLETPDGFRTLDEMLPQAFGPSHLG; this comes from the coding sequence ATGACCACGGTCACCGAAGCCGACTGGGACGCCCTGCGGACCGCCGCCCGGGAGGCCATGTCCCGGGCGTACGCGCCCTACTCGGGCTACCCGGTCGGCGTCGCCGCCCTGGTCGACGACGGCCGCACGATCGTCGGCTGCAACGTCGAGAACGCCTCGTACGGCATCGGGCTGTGCGCCGAGTGCGGACTGGTCTCCCAGCTGCACGCCACCGGCGGCGGCCGGCTGACCCACTTCACCTGCGTGGACGGGGCGGGCGAGATCCTGGTGCCGTGCGGCAGGTGCAGACAGCTGCTGCACGAGTTCGGTGGGCCGGAACTCGTCCTGGAGACCCCGGACGGCTTCCGCACCCTCGACGAGATGCTCCCGCAGGCGTTCGGACCGTCCCACCTCGGTTAG
- a CDS encoding ABC transporter permease — MSASKVSAASVAPKKGGGRRKLTLPVVLLIVAGGLALVSLVRLISGANDVTSVGQVSGALELAVPIGLAGLGGLWAERAGVVNIGLEGMMILGTWFGAWAGFQWGPWVGVLFGILGGALGGLLHAVITVTFGVNHIVSGVAINILAVGLTRYLSNFAFDGVEGGSSKQSPRIEAIDRITIPGLSDWLQDLQQKHWFLVSDIAGVVGGVVTNLSWLTVVAILLVPGTWWLLWRTAFGLRLRSCGESPIAAETLGVNVYKYKYIAVITSGGMAGLAGAFLAIVSTGIYQENQTGGRGYIGLAAMIFGNWMPGGMALGAGLFGFTDSLKLRGGAENVHAMLLLLAILLVIVVFWQLYRKKYVAAVISAAISALLFTWYALTDQVPSQFVDMAPYVTTLLVLSLSAQRLRMPKADGVIYRRGEGK, encoded by the coding sequence GTGAGCGCCAGCAAAGTCTCCGCCGCGAGCGTCGCCCCCAAGAAGGGCGGCGGCCGCCGCAAGCTCACCCTGCCCGTCGTCCTGCTGATCGTGGCGGGCGGCCTCGCGCTGGTCTCGCTGGTCCGCCTGATCAGCGGCGCCAACGACGTGACGTCGGTGGGGCAGGTCTCCGGTGCGCTGGAACTGGCCGTCCCGATCGGCCTGGCGGGGCTCGGCGGTCTGTGGGCCGAGCGCGCGGGCGTCGTGAACATCGGCCTCGAAGGCATGATGATCCTTGGCACCTGGTTCGGTGCCTGGGCCGGATTCCAGTGGGGTCCCTGGGTGGGTGTCCTCTTCGGCATCCTCGGCGGCGCCCTCGGCGGTCTGCTGCACGCGGTCATCACCGTCACCTTCGGCGTGAACCACATCGTCTCCGGTGTGGCCATCAACATCCTCGCCGTCGGCCTGACCCGCTACCTCTCCAACTTCGCGTTCGACGGCGTCGAGGGCGGTTCCTCCAAGCAGTCCCCGCGGATCGAAGCGATCGACAGAATCACCATTCCGGGGCTGTCCGACTGGCTGCAGGACCTCCAGCAGAAACACTGGTTCCTGGTATCCGACATCGCCGGCGTCGTCGGGGGCGTGGTCACCAACCTGTCCTGGCTGACCGTGGTCGCCATCCTGCTCGTCCCCGGCACCTGGTGGCTGCTGTGGCGCACGGCGTTCGGTCTGCGGCTGCGCTCCTGCGGCGAGAGCCCGATCGCCGCCGAGACGCTCGGCGTGAACGTCTACAAGTACAAGTACATCGCCGTCATCACCTCCGGCGGTATGGCCGGGCTCGCCGGCGCCTTCCTGGCCATCGTCTCCACCGGCATCTACCAGGAGAACCAGACCGGCGGCCGCGGCTACATCGGTCTCGCCGCGATGATCTTCGGTAACTGGATGCCGGGCGGAATGGCGCTGGGCGCCGGTCTCTTCGGCTTCACCGACAGCCTCAAGCTGCGCGGCGGTGCCGAGAACGTCCACGCGATGCTGCTGCTGCTGGCGATCCTGCTCGTGATCGTGGTGTTCTGGCAGCTGTACCGCAAGAAGTACGTGGCCGCCGTGATCTCCGCCGCGATCTCCGCGCTGCTGTTCACCTGGTACGCGCTGACCGACCAGGTGCCCAGCCAGTTCGTCGACATGGCGCCCTACGTCACGACGCTCCTGGTGCTGTCGCTCTCCGCGCAACGGCTGCGGATGCCGAAGGCGGACGGTGTGATCTACCGCAGAGGTGAAGGGAAATGA
- a CDS encoding ABC transporter permease — protein MKKFDKDRLILGFAGPVLALVVAFALTTVVLLASGKNPFEPYRLMFDAATYADVQVLIINQAGTYYLAALAVAIGFRMNLFNIGVDGQYRLAAMVAALVGASVSLPGPFQIALIVIVAMLVGAFWAGIAGFLKTTRGVSEVVSTIMLNSIATALIAWLILPKNFGEQPAGSNNLTTGDLPESGWFPGLSMGAEAGEIYGFTFVAAACGVVYWFVLNRTRFGFDLRATGESESAAQASGVDAKKMILTSMLLSGGIAGLAGMPTLLGDTHTYSLDFPTGIGFTGITIALLGRNNPLGIAFSALLIAFLDKTSASLDQFGYEKEIATIMQGLIVISVVVSYELVRRYGIRRQQQKVGEELAAGHALTTEKEAAL, from the coding sequence ATGAAGAAGTTCGACAAGGACCGGCTGATCCTGGGCTTCGCCGGCCCGGTTCTCGCCCTGGTCGTGGCCTTCGCGCTCACCACCGTGGTGCTGCTCGCGTCGGGGAAGAACCCGTTCGAGCCGTACCGGCTGATGTTCGACGCGGCGACCTACGCCGACGTGCAGGTCCTGATCATCAACCAGGCCGGCACCTACTACCTCGCGGCGCTCGCGGTGGCGATCGGGTTCAGGATGAACCTCTTCAACATCGGCGTCGACGGCCAGTACCGGCTCGCGGCGATGGTGGCGGCGCTCGTCGGTGCCAGCGTCAGCCTTCCCGGACCGTTCCAGATCGCCCTGATCGTCATCGTCGCGATGCTGGTCGGTGCCTTCTGGGCGGGCATCGCGGGATTCCTGAAGACCACCCGCGGGGTGAGCGAGGTCGTCTCGACGATCATGCTCAACTCGATCGCGACCGCACTGATCGCCTGGCTGATCCTGCCGAAGAACTTCGGTGAGCAGCCGGCCGGCTCCAACAACCTGACCACCGGCGACCTCCCGGAGTCCGGCTGGTTCCCGGGTCTGTCCATGGGCGCCGAAGCGGGGGAGATCTACGGGTTCACCTTCGTCGCGGCCGCGTGCGGCGTCGTCTACTGGTTCGTCCTGAACCGCACCCGCTTCGGCTTCGACCTCCGGGCCACGGGCGAGAGCGAGAGCGCCGCCCAGGCATCGGGTGTGGACGCGAAGAAGATGATCCTCACCTCGATGCTGCTCTCCGGGGGGATCGCGGGCCTCGCCGGCATGCCGACGCTGCTGGGTGACACCCACACGTACAGCCTCGACTTCCCGACCGGCATCGGATTCACCGGAATCACCATCGCCCTGCTCGGCCGTAACAATCCGCTGGGCATCGCCTTCAGCGCACTGCTGATCGCCTTCCTGGACAAGACCTCCGCCTCGCTCGACCAGTTCGGGTACGAGAAGGAGATCGCCACGATCATGCAGGGCCTGATCGTGATCTCGGTCGTCGTCAGCTACGAGCTCGTCCGCCGCTACGGAATCCGCCGTCAACAGCAGAAGGTCGGCGAGGAACTCGCAGCCGGCCATGCCCTCACGACCGAGAAGGAGGCCGCACTGTGA
- a CDS encoding ABC transporter ATP-binding protein translates to MHGITKRFPGVVANHDIDITIRKGTVHALVGENGAGKSTLMKILYGMQRPDEGTITVDGDQVVFGSPADAIARGIGMVHQHFMLADNFTVLENVVLGGEKLHGIGAAARRKIMEISDAYGLGVRPDSLVEDLGVADRQRVEILKVLYRGARILILDEPTAVLVPQEVDALFDNLRELKAEGLTVIFISHKLGEVLSVADDITVIRRGTTVGTADPSNTTTKQLAELMVGSELPSPETRESTVTDVPMLRVEGLALSVTDPDGVVRNVLDGVGFTIHKGEVLGIAGVEGNGQTELIEALVGMRALDGGVITLDTDDISRLPTRKRRESGIGYIPEDRHRHGVLLDASLWENRILGHVTERPNSRRGLLDIKAARADTERIVREYDVRTPGIEVTAGSLSGGNQQKLIVGREMSHDPKLLIAAHPTRGVDVGAQAQIWDQIRAARREGLAVLLISADLDELIGLSDTLRVMYRGRLVADADPATITPEELGSAMTGAATGHLEAAPEDDA, encoded by the coding sequence CTGCACGGCATTACCAAGCGCTTCCCCGGTGTCGTCGCCAACCACGACATCGACATCACCATCCGCAAGGGCACGGTCCACGCCCTGGTCGGAGAGAACGGTGCCGGCAAGTCCACCCTGATGAAGATCCTTTACGGCATGCAGAGGCCGGACGAGGGAACCATCACGGTCGACGGCGACCAGGTGGTGTTCGGCAGTCCGGCCGACGCCATCGCGCGCGGCATCGGCATGGTGCACCAGCACTTCATGCTGGCCGACAACTTCACGGTTCTGGAGAACGTGGTTCTCGGCGGCGAGAAGCTGCACGGGATCGGGGCCGCGGCGCGCAGGAAGATCATGGAGATCTCCGACGCGTACGGTCTCGGCGTCCGGCCCGACTCCCTCGTCGAGGACCTCGGTGTCGCCGACCGGCAGCGGGTCGAGATCCTCAAGGTCCTCTACCGGGGCGCCCGCATCCTCATTCTCGACGAGCCGACCGCCGTCCTGGTCCCGCAGGAGGTCGACGCGCTCTTCGACAACCTGCGCGAGCTCAAGGCCGAGGGGCTGACGGTCATCTTCATCTCGCACAAGCTCGGCGAGGTCCTGTCCGTGGCCGACGACATCACGGTGATCCGCCGGGGCACGACGGTCGGCACGGCGGACCCGTCGAACACCACCACCAAGCAGCTCGCCGAGCTCATGGTGGGCAGCGAGCTGCCCTCGCCGGAAACCCGTGAATCCACGGTCACCGACGTTCCGATGCTGCGTGTCGAGGGCCTCGCGCTCTCCGTCACCGACCCCGACGGCGTCGTGCGCAACGTGCTCGACGGCGTCGGCTTCACCATCCACAAGGGCGAAGTCCTGGGCATCGCCGGGGTCGAGGGGAACGGGCAGACCGAGCTGATCGAGGCGCTGGTCGGCATGCGGGCACTCGACGGCGGGGTGATCACCCTCGACACGGACGACATCTCGCGCCTCCCCACCCGCAAGCGCCGCGAGAGCGGGATCGGCTACATCCCCGAGGACCGGCACCGCCACGGCGTGCTGCTGGACGCCTCGCTCTGGGAGAACCGGATCCTCGGGCACGTCACCGAGCGGCCGAACAGCCGGCGCGGGCTGCTCGACATCAAGGCGGCCCGCGCGGACACCGAGCGGATCGTGCGCGAGTACGACGTCCGCACGCCCGGCATCGAGGTCACGGCCGGTTCCCTGTCGGGCGGCAACCAGCAGAAGCTGATCGTCGGCCGGGAGATGAGCCACGACCCGAAGCTGCTGATCGCCGCGCACCCGACCCGTGGTGTGGACGTCGGCGCGCAGGCGCAGATCTGGGACCAGATCCGTGCCGCGCGCCGTGAGGGACTCGCGGTCCTGCTCATCTCGGCGGACCTGGACGAGCTGATCGGGCTCTCCGACACGCTGCGTGTCATGTACCGCGGCCGGCTGGTCGCGGACGCCGATCCCGCCACCATCACGCCGGAGGAACTGGGCTCGGCCATGACCGGTGCCGCCACCGGCCATCTCGAGGCAGCACCGGAGGACGACGCCTGA
- a CDS encoding BMP family lipoprotein encodes MRRITRIATVGVASAALALSVTACGGKSSSDTSSDSKGDKIALAYDIGGRGDQSFNDAAYVGLVKAEKDLGVKGTEAEPSDGESDADKVQRLTTLARAGNNPVIGVGFAYAPAIKKVAPKFPKTTFGIIDDASVTGKNIANLVFNEEQGSYLAGVAAAKVSKTKTVGFIGGVETPLIKKFQAGYEQGVKDTDPSVKVLSQYLTQPPNFDGFSKPDLGKAAAQGQLDKKADVVYAAAGLAGSGSIEATAKAGKWAIGVDSDQYNQKGLAAYKDQILTSVTKDVSGSVFNLIKSVKDGKPQTGEIRYGLDKNGVGLADSNPAFTKMTDVIAAVDKAKKAIIDGSVTVKTTP; translated from the coding sequence TTGCGCCGGATCACCAGGATTGCCACCGTGGGCGTTGCGTCCGCGGCGCTTGCCCTAAGCGTCACCGCATGTGGCGGTAAATCGTCGTCGGACACCAGCTCCGACTCGAAGGGAGACAAGATCGCGCTCGCCTACGACATCGGTGGGCGCGGCGACCAGTCGTTCAATGACGCCGCCTACGTCGGGCTGGTCAAGGCGGAGAAGGATCTCGGTGTCAAGGGCACCGAGGCCGAGCCGTCGGACGGCGAGTCGGACGCCGACAAGGTTCAGCGGCTCACCACGCTGGCCCGCGCCGGCAACAACCCCGTGATCGGTGTCGGCTTCGCTTACGCGCCCGCCATAAAGAAGGTCGCGCCGAAGTTCCCGAAGACCACCTTCGGCATCATCGACGACGCCTCGGTGACCGGTAAGAACATCGCCAACCTGGTCTTCAACGAGGAGCAGGGCTCGTACCTCGCGGGCGTCGCCGCGGCCAAGGTCAGCAAGACGAAGACCGTCGGCTTCATCGGTGGCGTGGAGACGCCGCTGATCAAGAAGTTCCAGGCGGGCTACGAGCAGGGCGTCAAGGACACCGACCCGTCGGTGAAGGTCCTGTCGCAGTACCTGACCCAGCCGCCGAACTTCGACGGCTTCTCCAAGCCCGACCTCGGCAAGGCCGCCGCCCAGGGGCAGCTCGACAAGAAGGCCGACGTCGTCTACGCGGCAGCCGGTCTCGCCGGCTCGGGCTCGATCGAGGCCACCGCGAAGGCCGGCAAGTGGGCCATCGGTGTGGACTCCGACCAGTACAACCAGAAGGGTCTCGCGGCCTACAAGGACCAGATCCTGACCTCGGTCACCAAGGACGTCTCCGGGTCCGTCTTCAATCTGATCAAGTCAGTGAAGGACGGCAAGCCGCAGACCGGTGAGATCCGCTACGGCCTGGACAAGAACGGCGTCGGCCTGGCCGACTCCAACCCGGCGTTCACCAAGATGACCGACGTGATCGCCGCGGTCGACAAGGCGAAGAAGGCCATCATCGACGGTTCGGTCACCGTCAAGACCACCCCGTAA
- a CDS encoding amidohydrolase, translating to MISCESDADLPGGDGVSQGGRVLPGTLPEALRAELIAFRRDLHMHPELGNQEFRTTAAIKARLELAGLEPRVLASGTGLICDVGTRSEATRPMLALRADIDALPIPDTKTGVPYRSTVPDRAHACGHDIHTTTVLGAGLVLAELDRQGLLPNPVRLIFQPAEEVLPGGATDTIECGVLEGVGRIIGVHCDPKVDVGRIGLRVGAITSACDRLELSLDGPGGHTARPHLTTDLVTAAAKVATEVPALLARRVDARAGLAVTWGRLQTGHVCNAIPQHAELSGTVRCLDLAAWRDAPDLVHAAIDEVAGMYRAKTVINYIRGVPPVVNDAAATGLLTAAMSARRGSYAIESTEQSLGGEDFSWYLEHVPGAMARLGVRTPGDARGLDLHRGNFDVDEEAITVGVELFTASALLDGNHL from the coding sequence TTGATCTCCTGTGAGTCCGATGCCGACCTGCCCGGGGGCGACGGCGTGAGCCAGGGCGGCCGCGTACTGCCCGGCACACTGCCCGAAGCGCTGCGCGCCGAGCTGATCGCCTTCCGGCGTGATCTGCACATGCACCCCGAGCTCGGCAACCAGGAGTTCCGCACCACCGCGGCCATCAAGGCCCGGCTGGAGCTGGCGGGGCTGGAGCCCCGGGTGCTCGCCTCCGGGACCGGGCTCATCTGCGACGTGGGGACGCGGAGCGAGGCCACGCGGCCCATGCTGGCGCTGCGCGCCGATATCGACGCGTTGCCGATCCCGGACACCAAGACGGGCGTCCCGTACCGCTCCACCGTGCCCGACCGGGCGCACGCCTGCGGGCACGACATCCACACCACCACCGTGCTCGGCGCCGGCCTCGTGCTCGCCGAGCTGGACCGGCAGGGGCTGCTGCCCAACCCGGTGCGGCTGATCTTCCAGCCGGCCGAGGAGGTGCTGCCCGGCGGAGCGACCGACACGATCGAGTGCGGGGTGCTGGAGGGCGTCGGCCGGATCATCGGGGTGCACTGCGACCCGAAGGTCGACGTGGGGCGGATCGGGCTGAGGGTCGGGGCGATCACCTCCGCCTGCGACCGGCTGGAGCTGTCCCTGGACGGGCCCGGCGGCCACACCGCCCGCCCGCACCTGACCACCGACCTGGTCACCGCCGCCGCCAAGGTGGCCACCGAGGTCCCCGCGCTGCTGGCCCGCCGGGTCGACGCGCGGGCCGGGCTCGCGGTGACCTGGGGGCGGCTGCAGACCGGGCACGTCTGCAATGCGATCCCGCAGCACGCCGAGCTGTCGGGCACCGTCCGCTGCCTGGATCTGGCGGCCTGGCGGGATGCCCCGGATCTGGTGCACGCCGCGATCGACGAGGTGGCCGGAATGTACCGGGCCAAGACGGTGATCAACTACATCCGGGGCGTCCCGCCCGTGGTCAATGACGCCGCCGCGACCGGACTGCTCACCGCCGCCATGTCCGCCCGCCGCGGTTCGTATGCGATCGAGAGCACCGAGCAGAGCCTGGGCGGGGAGGACTTCTCCTGGTATCTGGAGCATGTGCCGGGCGCGATGGCGCGGCTCGGGGTGCGTACCCCCGGCGACGCCCGTGGTCTGGACCTGCACCGGGGCAACTTCGACGTGGACGAGGAGGCGATCACCGTTGGCGTGGAGCTCTTCACCGCCTCTGCGTTGCTCGACGGTAATCATCTGTAA
- a CDS encoding S8 family serine peptidase: MTPQPRRASRIRRGTIGALLTTTLAALGLPLAAPATAAGPAGPLAAGAYLVTLADQPLVTYDGSIDDIPATRPVQGRKLDVTTADAKRYRAHLIDEQAHVAKTVGATVRQHYAVTTNTFSAQLNARQLVRLAATKGVTGIAPDRLHHATDDKNSTDFLGLSGRKGLWASLGGSAKAGKGIVIGDIDTGIWPESASFKAPALTTRKPTGNSGKKPTGKPAKDDRYRPYRDGTTTVMHKADGATFTGTCQTGDGFTAADCNEKIISARYFAKGWLQGVPESNRAGYISPRDSEGHGTHTASTAAGNANVRATVGSDDFGAISGVAPAAAVAVYKALWESKDGTQSGGLTSDLVAAIDQAVADGVDVINYSLGAQFESDYDDPSQTALRNAAAAGVFVATAGGNAGPDASSLDNTAPWTTTVAAGTIAPYTGTVTLGNGKSYAGISTSVHNTVGSAPLVRAAAVKAAGADTADADLCVTGTLDPALAAGKIVVCDRGTIARADKSAEVKRAGGLGMVLVNIHDDSTDGDLHSVPTVHLNVPEATTVRDYAATGNATATLTRGGTGSATYPQVTGFSSRGPSLAGNGDLLKPDITAPGATILAAVAPPGNHGRDFDFYSGTSMATPHIAGLAALYFSEHPTWSPMSIKSAMMTTASPTKTSDGKNSDDVFAQGAGEVEARTMLRPGLVYDSTERDWLAYLEGVGIDTRTGTKAIDPSDLNYPSIAIGELFGTQTVTRTVTATSAGTYRAKVDLPGIKAKVSPSVLHFSHAGQKRTFTVKLDVTTARAGAVDTGSLTWTSGRTTVRSPIVVTPQSVHAPAEVKGTGTDGENTYSVTPATDTFVATAYGPVSSPLTKGTLTGTGEIYYEAAVPAGTKASQISVHFDLADGNIGGVVWGRMFDGALRDVAFADLDSSGTATINLPQPDAEKIFVAVVALDETGTGESVTPYTYQANNITENSPATGTVTVAPGRARVTPGAPIDLTAAWSGVPSDARSTAWIEYSNGAGTFLTLN, translated from the coding sequence GTGACACCTCAGCCACGAAGAGCGTCCCGCATACGACGCGGCACCATCGGCGCTCTGCTCACCACCACCCTCGCCGCTCTCGGCCTGCCCCTCGCCGCCCCCGCCACCGCCGCAGGCCCCGCCGGTCCCCTCGCTGCCGGCGCCTACCTGGTCACCCTCGCCGACCAGCCTCTCGTCACCTACGACGGCAGCATCGACGACATTCCCGCCACCAGACCCGTCCAGGGCAGGAAACTCGACGTCACCACGGCCGATGCCAAGCGCTACCGCGCCCACCTGATCGACGAACAGGCCCACGTCGCCAAGACGGTCGGCGCCACGGTCCGCCAGCACTACGCCGTCACCACCAACACCTTCAGTGCTCAGCTCAACGCCCGCCAGCTCGTCCGGCTGGCCGCCACCAAGGGCGTCACCGGCATCGCCCCGGACCGGCTCCACCACGCCACCGACGACAAGAACTCCACCGACTTCCTCGGCCTCTCGGGCCGAAAGGGTCTGTGGGCCTCCCTCGGCGGTAGCGCCAAGGCGGGCAAGGGCATCGTCATCGGCGACATCGACACCGGCATCTGGCCCGAGAGCGCCTCCTTCAAGGCCCCCGCGCTCACGACCAGGAAGCCCACCGGAAATTCCGGCAAGAAGCCCACCGGGAAGCCCGCCAAGGACGACCGCTACCGGCCCTACCGCGACGGCACCACCACCGTCATGCACAAGGCCGACGGTGCCACCTTCACCGGCACCTGCCAGACCGGCGACGGCTTCACCGCCGCCGACTGCAACGAGAAGATCATCAGCGCGCGCTATTTCGCCAAGGGCTGGCTCCAAGGGGTTCCCGAGTCCAACCGCGCCGGCTACATCTCTCCCCGCGACAGCGAGGGCCACGGCACTCACACCGCATCGACCGCGGCCGGCAACGCCAACGTCCGTGCCACCGTCGGCAGCGATGACTTCGGCGCCATCTCCGGCGTCGCCCCCGCCGCTGCCGTCGCCGTCTACAAGGCCCTCTGGGAGAGCAAGGACGGCACGCAGAGCGGCGGCCTGACCAGCGACCTCGTCGCCGCCATCGACCAGGCCGTCGCCGACGGCGTGGACGTCATCAACTACTCCCTCGGCGCCCAGTTCGAAAGCGACTACGACGACCCGTCGCAGACCGCGCTCCGCAACGCCGCCGCCGCCGGAGTCTTCGTCGCCACCGCCGGGGGCAACGCCGGTCCCGACGCCTCCAGCCTCGACAACACCGCCCCCTGGACCACCACCGTCGCCGCCGGAACCATCGCCCCGTACACCGGAACCGTCACCCTCGGCAACGGGAAGAGCTACGCCGGTATCAGCACCAGCGTGCACAACACCGTCGGCTCCGCGCCTCTCGTCCGCGCCGCCGCGGTCAAGGCCGCCGGCGCCGACACCGCCGATGCCGACCTCTGTGTCACGGGCACCCTCGACCCCGCACTCGCCGCCGGGAAGATAGTCGTCTGCGACCGGGGCACCATCGCCCGCGCCGACAAGTCCGCCGAGGTCAAGAGGGCCGGCGGTCTCGGCATGGTGCTGGTCAACATCCACGACGACAGCACCGACGGCGACCTGCACTCCGTACCGACCGTCCACCTGAACGTCCCCGAGGCCACCACCGTGCGCGACTACGCCGCCACGGGCAACGCCACCGCAACCCTCACCCGCGGCGGCACCGGCAGCGCCACCTACCCGCAGGTCACGGGCTTCTCCTCGCGCGGCCCCTCCCTCGCCGGCAACGGCGACCTGCTCAAGCCCGACATCACCGCGCCCGGCGCCACCATCCTCGCCGCGGTGGCCCCGCCCGGTAACCACGGCCGCGACTTCGACTTCTACTCCGGCACCTCCATGGCCACCCCGCACATCGCCGGCCTCGCAGCCCTCTACTTCTCCGAGCACCCCACCTGGTCTCCCATGAGCATCAAGTCGGCCATGATGACGACCGCGTCGCCCACCAAGACCTCCGACGGCAAGAACAGCGACGACGTCTTCGCCCAGGGCGCCGGCGAGGTCGAGGCCCGGACCATGCTCCGGCCCGGACTCGTCTACGACTCCACCGAACGGGACTGGCTCGCCTACCTCGAAGGCGTCGGCATCGACACGAGGACCGGCACCAAGGCCATCGACCCCAGCGACCTCAACTACCCCTCCATCGCGATCGGTGAGCTCTTCGGCACCCAGACCGTCACCCGCACGGTCACCGCCACCTCGGCGGGCACCTACCGTGCCAAGGTCGACCTCCCCGGCATCAAGGCCAAGGTCTCCCCGTCCGTCCTGCACTTCAGCCACGCCGGGCAGAAGCGCACCTTCACCGTCAAGCTCGACGTGACCACCGCGCGCGCGGGAGCCGTCGACACCGGTTCGCTGACCTGGACCTCCGGCCGCACCACGGTCCGCAGCCCGATCGTCGTCACCCCGCAGAGCGTCCACGCCCCCGCGGAGGTCAAGGGCACCGGCACCGACGGCGAGAACACCTACTCCGTCACCCCGGCCACCGACACCTTCGTCGCCACCGCCTACGGCCCCGTCTCCTCGCCCCTCACCAAGGGCACCCTGACCGGAACCGGTGAGATCTACTACGAGGCGGCCGTCCCGGCCGGCACCAAGGCCTCCCAGATCTCGGTCCACTTCGACCTTGCCGACGGCAACATCGGCGGCGTCGTCTGGGGACGGATGTTCGACGGCGCACTGCGGGACGTCGCGTTCGCCGACCTCGACAGCAGCGGAACCGCCACCATCAATCTGCCGCAGCCGGACGCCGAGAAGATCTTCGTGGCCGTGGTCGCCCTCGACGAGACCGGCACCGGGGAGAGCGTCACTCCGTACACGTATCAGGCGAACAACATCACCGAGAACAGCCCGGCCACCGGCACGGTCACCGTCGCGCCCGGCCGCGCCCGGGTGACCCCCGGTGCCCCGATCGACCTGACCGCCGCCTGGTCGGGCGTGCCGTCGGACGCCCGGTCCACCGCCTGGATCGAGTACTCCAACGGCGCGGGCACCTTCCTGACCCTCAACTGA